In Desulfomonilia bacterium, a single window of DNA contains:
- the iolN gene encoding 3-dehydro-scyllo-inosose hydrolase, with the protein MGKWKIPPDGGHLDLATGIYFQNMTGREIEQRLKTNDLIIIPVGSTENHGPHACAGEDTFLLTRIAEQVALATGCTVAQPVWYGSHPFNHLGMPGTIVVPEEDLAAYLRAIIAGFWNAGFRKQIFINGHAQDYVIPMAIHQFGKKYQVPAVIAYLNWWFSIRPHIRDKAHGGPFETPFVHADECETSFSLALFPEMIKMKDAVDTKGEMYIKDGIVDKSGLAYGHAMRFYDHVGLTGMEVLCTPEGVVGKSTLASADKARPGVEAAMDYLEDLINEIMGRFPAGQLPPIEKMTQRPKEQIESVIKGPRNGGAHIYTISYPT; encoded by the coding sequence ATGGGGAAATGGAAGATACCGCCCGATGGCGGTCATCTGGATCTGGCGACAGGCATTTATTTCCAGAATATGACCGGCAGGGAAATCGAACAGAGGCTAAAGACAAACGATCTCATAATCATTCCCGTAGGGAGTACTGAAAATCACGGTCCTCATGCATGTGCAGGAGAGGACACGTTCCTGCTCACAAGAATAGCCGAGCAGGTGGCGCTTGCAACCGGCTGCACCGTGGCTCAGCCGGTCTGGTATGGATCGCACCCGTTCAACCATCTGGGAATGCCCGGCACCATAGTGGTCCCCGAAGAAGACCTGGCAGCTTATCTTCGCGCAATAATAGCAGGTTTCTGGAACGCGGGGTTCAGAAAGCAGATATTCATCAACGGCCATGCGCAGGACTATGTCATACCGATGGCTATCCACCAGTTCGGAAAGAAATATCAGGTGCCCGCAGTGATAGCCTATCTCAACTGGTGGTTTTCTATCAGACCGCATATTAGAGACAAGGCGCACGGCGGGCCTTTCGAAACACCTTTCGTTCATGCCGACGAATGTGAGACGTCCTTTTCCCTGGCGCTCTTCCCTGAGATGATCAAGATGAAAGACGCAGTCGATACGAAGGGAGAGATGTACATCAAGGACGGTATCGTCGATAAGTCAGGACTGGCCTACGGCCATGCCATGAGGTTTTATGACCATGTAGGACTGACAGGGATGGAGGTGCTGTGCACACCGGAAGGCGTTGTCGGCAAGAGCACGCTTGCATCCGCCGACAAGGCCAGGCCCGGCGTGGAAGCGGCCATGGATTATCTTGAGGATCTCATAAATGAAATAATGGGCAGGTTCCCGGCGGGCCAGCTGCCTCCGATTGAGAAGATGACGCAAAGACCGAAAGAGCAAATCGAATCGGTCATAAAAGGACCGAGGAACGGCGGCGCGCATATCTATACAATAAGCTACCCGACCTGA
- a CDS encoding zinc-binding dehydrogenase — METYIKGEKDYVEGKTIKAAVMVEPGRMEVRQLPWPKLERGALILKMRMSGICGTDKHAFRGGEERILYGGTEAEQEMAYPAVHGHENVGEIVEMYPEDKNLIEYHGGELRIGDRVTMCPNVVCRNCWYCRHIFAYPFCAKNTTIGLSYPSNVHPYVAGGWAEYMYVPKGAWVYKVPEGMPDEFGAMAEIFVVTSTLDRAKEFSRIESRGFGFADTVVIQGGGAMGLMHIAKARMLGAGKIILVDPSKKKLEIAKEFGADYGIDISVTTKEERVNIVKDLTDGRGADVVVEVVGTAECVKEGLEMTRRGGTYIETGNFVDCGEVALNIHRDIAAKNVLLIGNTNHPHTGYYQHMYMMQKYSKEYPFEKLITHRFRLDDAQKAVETSLETDPLKVIFDMTM; from the coding sequence ATGGAGACTTATATAAAAGGGGAGAAGGATTACGTTGAAGGAAAGACAATAAAAGCGGCTGTCATGGTCGAGCCCGGCAGAATGGAGGTCCGGCAGCTGCCATGGCCGAAACTTGAAAGAGGCGCGCTGATACTGAAGATGCGCATGTCCGGCATATGCGGGACAGACAAGCACGCCTTCAGGGGCGGAGAGGAAAGAATACTGTACGGAGGCACCGAGGCTGAACAGGAGATGGCATATCCGGCAGTACATGGACATGAGAACGTGGGCGAGATAGTGGAGATGTATCCCGAAGATAAGAACCTTATCGAGTATCACGGGGGCGAACTCAGGATCGGAGACAGGGTCACGATGTGCCCGAATGTTGTGTGCAGAAACTGCTGGTACTGCAGGCATATATTCGCATACCCGTTCTGTGCCAAGAACACGACCATCGGCCTTTCTTATCCGAGCAATGTACATCCGTATGTGGCGGGCGGATGGGCCGAATACATGTATGTTCCGAAAGGTGCGTGGGTCTATAAGGTGCCTGAAGGAATGCCTGATGAATTCGGGGCCATGGCCGAGATATTCGTGGTAACTTCGACGCTTGACAGGGCCAAGGAGTTCTCGAGAATCGAATCAAGAGGTTTCGGGTTTGCCGATACGGTCGTAATCCAGGGAGGCGGTGCCATGGGCCTCATGCACATAGCCAAGGCAAGGATGCTCGGTGCGGGAAAAATAATACTGGTGGATCCCTCAAAGAAAAAGCTCGAAATAGCAAAGGAATTCGGGGCCGATTATGGAATCGACATAAGCGTGACCACTAAGGAAGAACGGGTGAATATCGTCAAGGACCTCACGGACGGAAGAGGGGCGGATGTCGTTGTGGAAGTGGTCGGAACTGCTGAATGTGTGAAGGAAGGCCTCGAGATGACCAGAAGGGGCGGCACATATATAGAGACTGGGAATTTCGTGGACTGCGGCGAGGTGGCGCTCAATATCCACAGGGACATTGCGGCTAAGAATGTTCTACTCATTGGCAACACCAATCACCCCCATACAGGTTATTATCAGCACATGTACATGATGCAGAAGTACTCAAAGGAGTATCCTTTCGAGAAGCTCATAACTCACAGGTTCAGGCTGGATGACGCTCAGAAGGCAGTCGAGACCTCGCTTGAGACCGACCCTCTGAAGGTGATTTTCGACATGACAATGTGA
- a CDS encoding sugar phosphate isomerase/epimerase family protein: MFDLSVSLSPIKSPFSPLLFSGDLEEGLMNVSRLGYSGVDLSLLDSAVLDQDWIIGKTGSLNLKVYTIATGQTYYNDGYSLYSAEADKREKAVARINSHIDFASRLGAMVIIGGVRGKITAGSEHERLSLEQEGRQAICQCLKHAEDKDVTLLLEPINRYETNIFNTLEEGLSFIEEVGSDNLKLLPDVFHMNIEERSIEESILRCRSHIGFVHFADSNRQAPGFGHIDFGKILSTLEKIKYNNAVGLEILPKPDDFSAAKQAISYLKKFKG; encoded by the coding sequence ATGTTTGATTTGAGCGTCAGCCTTTCGCCAATAAAGTCGCCGTTCAGTCCGCTGCTCTTTTCCGGTGACCTTGAAGAAGGTCTAATGAATGTCAGCAGGCTGGGCTACAGCGGCGTGGACCTGAGCCTGCTGGATTCGGCAGTCCTTGACCAGGACTGGATAATCGGGAAGACCGGAAGCCTGAATCTGAAAGTCTACACAATCGCCACGGGCCAGACATATTACAATGACGGATATTCCCTTTACAGCGCCGAAGCGGACAAACGTGAAAAGGCTGTTGCCAGGATAAATTCCCATATCGATTTTGCCTCCAGGCTTGGCGCCATGGTAATAATCGGAGGCGTACGGGGAAAGATAACGGCCGGAAGCGAGCACGAAAGGCTCAGTCTGGAACAGGAAGGCAGGCAGGCCATATGTCAATGTCTGAAACACGCCGAAGATAAAGACGTGACTCTTCTGCTTGAGCCTATAAACAGATACGAAACCAATATCTTCAACACGCTTGAGGAAGGATTGAGCTTTATCGAGGAGGTGGGGAGCGATAATCTTAAGCTTCTCCCGGATGTCTTCCACATGAATATCGAGGAGAGGTCTATTGAGGAAAGCATCCTCAGATGTAGATCACACATAGGATTCGTTCATTTTGCGGACAGCAACAGACAGGCCCCGGGATTCGGCCATATTGACTTCGGAAAAATACTCTCAACCCTTGAAAAAATTAAATATAATAATGCCGTCGGACTGGAAATACTTCCCAAGCCCGATGACTTCAGTGCCGCCAAACAGGCCATTTCTTATCTGAAAAAATTCAAAGGATAA
- a CDS encoding sugar phosphate isomerase/epimerase encodes MRLGFCTMGYLDYTTVEEAVRRIGRMGYEVVDFWAYSPHLGPDLYDRKARKQIMNIVKDSGLKAAALSVNGGGLALHINFSHSIEAIRKKSVEYYIDCVDMASEMGIPIVNMISGHMIHGTTREQAWAWNRECMQKVVKHAEKKGIMIALHTLTWCESRVMVTLDDALQMMREINSPNCKVMIDTADQNITDPNLSDAVRKAGKDLIYVHCNDNNGVGQGDVHLPPGHGTVNWKVFLSALKEIGYKGDLTVQVHTGHPVDIDAWAIESKEYLENILKQI; translated from the coding sequence ATGAGACTGGGTTTCTGTACGATGGGATATCTTGATTACACAACCGTTGAAGAAGCCGTAAGAAGAATTGGCAGGATGGGATATGAAGTCGTTGACTTCTGGGCATACAGTCCTCATCTCGGCCCTGATCTGTATGACAGGAAGGCACGCAAGCAGATAATGAATATAGTAAAGGATTCGGGACTCAAAGCGGCGGCGCTTTCGGTCAACGGCGGCGGTCTGGCTCTGCACATAAACTTTTCCCATTCAATAGAGGCAATCAGAAAAAAGTCCGTCGAGTATTATATCGATTGCGTCGATATGGCCTCGGAAATGGGAATTCCCATAGTCAACATGATTTCCGGCCACATGATCCATGGAACAACGCGTGAGCAGGCGTGGGCCTGGAACCGCGAATGCATGCAGAAAGTAGTCAAACATGCCGAAAAAAAGGGTATAATGATAGCGCTCCACACTCTCACCTGGTGCGAATCCCGTGTGATGGTGACGCTCGATGATGCTCTTCAGATGATGAGGGAGATTAATTCTCCCAACTGCAAGGTTATGATAGATACGGCCGATCAGAACATCACCGATCCGAACCTGTCTGACGCCGTCAGAAAGGCCGGCAAAGACCTCATATATGTTCACTGCAACGACAACAACGGTGTCGGGCAGGGCGACGTCCATCTTCCTCCGGGACACGGTACGGTCAACTGGAAGGTCTTTTTGTCCGCCCTTAAGGAGATCGGATATAAGGGAGATCTGACCGTGCAGGTCCATACGGGGCATCCTGTCGATATCGACGCATGGGCTATCGAATCGAAAGAGTATCTGGAAAACATACTGAAGCAGATATAA
- a CDS encoding Gfo/Idh/MocA family oxidoreductase, with protein sequence MGYRIERVSGKHTEADITLKPVMDQNDKTRIGLIGAGNICRVGHGPAITADGRAYIAAISDPDPHNREFFAKKYNVSGVYEDHRTMLEHEKLDAVVISSPPWLHARHVQDCAEKGIPILCEKPMATTLEDCRAIIEAARKNNVYILMGHCKRFEPGHQKIREMLMNNTLGRIFQVSIFWYFFIPDFTSGALGRMVRILKKFGFDIERKFGFWRYRDLRAGGGDFFDHAPHYIDIIRFYGMEIEQVSCETKRCYPDTRPYEDLAVASFKLSNGAVFLYDKNVIRTGSPYGFERGYIYGEKGKIAFRAAHAYQKRRVKVGIYRLSNIIHNHYYPAMLPYGRGNTMFYRQMKFFIDKVRNENTLNGGISGAWGATPEDSYLTIAWTLAAYKSARDGIKITRENLFSEIENFQTGKPHDW encoded by the coding sequence ATGGGCTATCGAATCGAAAGAGTATCTGGAAAACATACTGAAGCAGATATAACTCTCAAACCTGTTATGGACCAAAACGATAAAACGAGAATTGGTCTTATCGGCGCGGGAAACATCTGCAGAGTTGGCCATGGTCCGGCTATTACTGCGGACGGGAGGGCTTATATTGCCGCAATCAGCGACCCCGACCCGCACAACAGGGAGTTTTTTGCAAAAAAATATAATGTAAGCGGCGTTTACGAAGATCACCGCACCATGCTGGAACATGAAAAACTGGATGCCGTAGTCATATCTTCGCCTCCGTGGCTTCATGCACGCCATGTTCAAGACTGTGCGGAAAAAGGCATTCCTATCCTGTGCGAAAAACCCATGGCCACTACCCTTGAAGACTGCCGCGCAATAATCGAGGCAGCCAGGAAAAACAATGTCTATATCCTTATGGGCCACTGCAAGCGCTTCGAGCCGGGACACCAGAAAATCAGGGAGATGCTGATGAATAACACCCTGGGAAGGATATTCCAGGTCAGCATCTTCTGGTATTTCTTTATTCCCGACTTCACCAGCGGCGCACTGGGACGCATGGTCCGCATTCTCAAAAAATTCGGATTCGATATCGAACGGAAATTCGGTTTCTGGAGGTATAGAGATTTGAGAGCAGGCGGCGGCGACTTTTTCGACCATGCGCCGCATTATATCGACATCATCCGTTTCTACGGAATGGAAATCGAACAGGTCTCGTGCGAAACCAAAAGGTGCTACCCGGATACGCGCCCATATGAGGATCTGGCAGTGGCCTCCTTCAAACTGTCAAACGGCGCGGTCTTCCTATATGACAAAAACGTTATACGAACTGGAAGCCCCTATGGTTTCGAGCGCGGATACATATACGGGGAAAAGGGGAAGATCGCTTTCAGGGCCGCACACGCATACCAGAAGCGCCGCGTGAAAGTCGGGATTTACCGTCTTTCCAATATCATCCATAATCATTATTATCCCGCCATGCTTCCTTATGGCAGGGGAAATACGATGTTTTACAGGCAGATGAAATTCTTCATCGATAAGGTGCGGAATGAGAATACTCTGAACGGAGGCATCAGTGGAGCCTGGGGTGCCACACCGGAAGACTCTTACCTCACCATAGCCTGGACCCTTGCAGCGTACAAATCCGCCAGGGACGGGATAAAGATCACGCGCGAGAATCTGTTCAGCGAGATCGAAAATTTTCAGACCGGCAAACCTCATGACTGGTAA
- a CDS encoding MFS transporter gives MEGKKLSLGVKLGYGVCDFGGNLFFTATAFVLMIYLTDTMGLAAGLAGTALFIGRIWDAFYDTIIGYISDRTSTRLGRRRPFILAGSIPLFLAMVLMFTNPALFKENFSQTGLFIFTVLVYILLSTAYSTVNIPYCSMTPELTDDYHERTSLSGYRFGFAAIGTLTGAGAAWPIVGLMKDKNMGFILLGVVFGGIMMVTALITVFTTKEPAELKPARSIGFFKTYLEVFKNKPYLLILSTYILHIIALTIVSQVAAYYFDYVLAARNVMNPKDELTKAMLILIGTAFLFIPVSVLLSKKFGKKFVYGAGFAIFSAGLIALFMFGDKRPVSFTMIMMFIMGSGLGLLYVPPFTIVADAIEYGYLQTGERREGSFFGIWTWGFKLGQALAALSMGWILQLMGYVKGVLPQSPSAELGIRLLLGPISAAIFILAIVVLCFYPITEKRYSEIQQQIKEMEEAKAKSA, from the coding sequence ATGGAAGGTAAAAAGCTGTCATTAGGAGTCAAACTGGGATACGGCGTCTGCGATTTCGGAGGCAATCTTTTTTTTACCGCGACCGCATTCGTCCTGATGATTTATTTAACCGACACCATGGGCCTTGCTGCGGGCCTCGCAGGAACTGCTCTTTTCATTGGAAGGATATGGGACGCCTTTTACGACACCATTATCGGCTATATCTCGGACAGGACATCCACCAGGCTCGGCAGACGCAGGCCTTTCATACTGGCAGGTTCCATACCTCTTTTCTTAGCCATGGTGCTCATGTTCACCAACCCTGCTCTTTTCAAGGAAAATTTCAGCCAGACCGGCCTGTTCATATTCACCGTGCTTGTTTACATATTGCTCAGCACGGCATATTCAACGGTCAACATCCCCTACTGTTCCATGACCCCTGAACTCACCGATGACTATCATGAAAGGACGTCGCTTTCGGGATACCGTTTCGGATTCGCCGCAATCGGCACACTCACAGGAGCAGGCGCGGCCTGGCCGATAGTAGGTCTTATGAAGGACAAGAACATGGGTTTCATCCTCCTTGGGGTCGTTTTCGGAGGTATAATGATGGTGACCGCCCTGATCACTGTGTTCACCACAAAAGAGCCTGCAGAGCTGAAGCCCGCCAGATCAATAGGCTTTTTCAAGACATATCTCGAGGTCTTCAAGAACAAGCCCTATCTTCTCATACTCTCAACCTACATTCTCCATATTATCGCACTTACGATCGTGAGCCAGGTGGCCGCCTATTATTTCGACTACGTCCTGGCCGCACGAAACGTGATGAACCCGAAGGATGAACTGACGAAGGCTATGCTGATACTGATCGGGACAGCATTTTTGTTCATCCCGGTAAGCGTTCTCCTGAGCAAGAAGTTCGGCAAGAAGTTCGTCTACGGGGCGGGTTTCGCCATTTTTTCGGCCGGACTGATCGCGCTGTTCATGTTCGGCGACAAGAGGCCAGTCAGCTTTACGATGATAATGATGTTCATAATGGGTTCCGGGCTTGGCCTGCTTTATGTGCCGCCGTTCACGATTGTGGCCGATGCGATAGAATACGGCTATCTCCAGACAGGCGAACGCAGGGAAGGCTCGTTTTTCGGCATCTGGACATGGGGATTCAAGCTCGGCCAGGCGCTGGCCGCACTTTCGATGGGCTGGATCCTTCAACTCATGGGCTATGTCAAGGGCGTCTTGCCGCAGAGCCCCAGTGCTGAACTGGGTATCAGGCTGCTTCTGGGTCCGATCTCGGCCGCCATATTCATATTGGCGATAGTGGTGCTTTGTTTCTATCCGATAACGGAAAAGCGCTATTCCGAGATTCAACAGCAGATAAAAGAGATGGAAGAAGCAAAGGCAAAATCCGCATGA